The following coding sequences lie in one Miscanthus floridulus cultivar M001 chromosome 9, ASM1932011v1, whole genome shotgun sequence genomic window:
- the LOC136480740 gene encoding uncharacterized protein, whose translation MFDDRTNFCSEVITFEVVDFPWSYHAILGRPCYAKFMVIPNYTYLKLKMPGPNGVITIGSTFLHAYTSDHEHYELTTAVINSTELPELGNSATPAVPDCNKSASSSPLHPTEGTKAAEVDLNDSTKMVRVEIELPAK comes from the coding sequence atgtttgACGACCGCaccaacttctgctcagaggtcataaccttcgaggtggtggactttccgtggtcctaccacgccatcttgggacggccatgctacgccaagttcatggtgatccctaactacacctacctcaagctgaagatgccgggaccgaaTGGCGTCATCACTATAGGTAGCACCTTCTTGCACGCCTACACATCTGAccatgagcattacgagctcaccactgccgtcatcaactccacCGAACTCCCGGAGCTTGGAAATTCGGCAACTCCAGCAGTCCCCGATTGCAACAAGTCGGCCTCCTCGAGCCCTTTGCATCCCACTGAAGGGACCAAGGCAGCAGAAGTCGACCTCAATGActcaaccaagatggtgcgggtTGAGATcgagctcccggccaaatag